From the Panulirus ornatus isolate Po-2019 chromosome 34, ASM3632096v1, whole genome shotgun sequence genome, the window CAGCTTTCAGAACATCTGATAGTACTTCCAGTCACGAGTGGAGGTCTGGAACCTCCGCCTTACCGTCATCTACCCTCCAGACAAGTAGTTCAAGAGGAGGGCcgacctctccctcttcctatacTCAAGGTCTGAGATCCACGgcctctaccacaactaccaggggACTGGATCTACCTGCTATAGGGAGGAATGTGAGAACCTCCTCACACTCAGGCTCAGGACTCCCCTTAGGGTCCGCCGCCTCTACCAGGTCCCTCTCTAGTGATTCAGGGTCAAAGCTTAGACTCTCCGACGACCCTAAGGGGCTATCTTCTCCTGATAACAGCTGGAGTAAAGATGATGTAGACGCACCTCGCTCAGCAACCTATTCGAGGTTCAACAGCGAAGAATTGAGAGAGAGTCGACCACAGTCGACTCTCTCATACGAGCTTCCGACTATAAGTAACCCGTTCAGCGTCAGTAACAGGGGTTCCAATGTATCCCAGTCATCCTCAGAGACTAACGGGACTGTTGGTCTGAGAGATGAAGGCTTGTCCAGTACAAGTCACCTGTTATCTAACGGTTCAACTGAGATTTCAACAGAGACGCGACGTTCCAGAACGTCTCATCGCTTCAACACCTCGAGTGACGAATCTTTGAACACAACAGCTTCAACTTCCCGTGAATCAGAATCGAAGCACGTTCAAACCAGACCCATAAGTTCGGTCCAGTTGCCCCTCACGAACAGAGTGTCCAGGCTTCTTTCCCAAGACCAGAGGTCGACCGACTCGTCCTCCAGTGAACATGATAGTTCGTCGAAGTCAACAAGAGTCTCTGATCCTGTAGTCTCTACAGCGTCCAACGCCGCATTTCCGAAGCTTTCCAAGTTCGACTCAACACTCCGTAGCTCTGCATCAGGCACTTCCAGTGACACCAAAGCAGAGGTAGATGAGGTAGATAGGAGTATTTCCAGTCGAGAGAGGGATGAGAACTTAGTGTGGAGAAGAAACACCACTGCTGATGCAAGAAAGTCGAGAATGAGAGACTCCAACACTCCAAGCCACGTCCTGAAGATGTGTCGTTCCATCACCACCAAATCTCGAAATCTGTCAAGTAATGAAGATGATTCCAGGACAGCCAGTGCTGCCCCATCGTCGTCTGAGACTGACACAAAGACTCGTGAAAAGTCCTTCGCTCGAGGCCTGAGTCATGAGTCACCTGGCTTTGGAGACGATATATCACCAACTCCTCTTCGTTCCAGGGAAGATCCAGGATCCTCCAGAGGTCTCCTTGGAAATCTATCGCCTTCCAGCAGTTACCGAAGTGATGACGGTCAACCTGATGGTGAATACAACGAAGCAACGTCTGATAGTGAAAATAGGGATCCAAATCTATCTCGTCCTCAGGCAGTTAGTAAATTCAACTCTCCCTTAACAAGGATGAGAGAAAATGTGGCAACCCAAAGACGAACTTCTGTTCCATCAGGAAGCGCTAATGAGACAACTCACCAAGAGAGAGTCAAGGATTCGTCCAGTGCGAAGTGGAAAATGACTGAGTCCTTCGACAAAGAAAACGTAGACATCACCCCCAGCCAACATCAGACAGGAAGGATGTTTAGGACTTTTGATAAGACGAGGAGGCTCGACCGCTCGCTCTCAGCCAGCCTGAAGGACCTTAGTGGATCTacgagagagagtgaaggaagaaggagaagtgtgAGTCCTGACACAGTTCTGACTCGAAGTCGGTCGACGGAACTAGAAAACGTTCGTGAATCACAAAGTGGCGTGTCTTCCAGCACTTCCAGGGAGGCTGGAAGATTAGCCCGATCTTCTACACTCAGTGCTCGTCTGTCCGCCAGAACAGGCTTCATCTCAAAAACAATTacggaagaaaacgaagaaaaccTGAAGGGAAATCGGTCGCCAGCAGAGGAAAACTATCATGGCTCTGGAAAAGTGTCAAATACGTTCGACCAAGAGACGAGGTCGGCTCAAAGATCTTCTCTAAGTGCTCGTCTGATGTCCAGGACGAGTTACTTATCAAGGACGAGCAGCGCGGGGGTGGACGCCGTCACGCCTCGACGACTGAGGGAGGACCAAGGCGACGCCCCAGCTGGAGAACAGAGCTCACCCGATCCAGGTGCGAGGCTGACAAGTAGTTCATTGTCGAGAATGCGAAGAACGAGGAGTGAGGATCACCCACCGACCAGCTCTTGGTCAGACGATTCTGTTCATTCCGTCGCTCGACGGGTGGAAAAAATAACTCAAACGGAGAGCCATAAGACCAGAGAGACTAGCAGCGTCGACCCAGGTGGTACAGATGAAGCCGCAGACTCCTCGAACACAGCGCCGagtcttcccctctctcctccacctactACAAGCAATAGCATCTTCCCCGACCTCCGTCAGCAGGGAGACGGTAACGAGCGACGGGATGAGGATGTGTCTGAAGACCAGACTGACGAAGACGAGTCCTCTGCAACAGACGGTGAATTCTGGGACTCGACCCAGGGAGATAAACTCGGCACTAACAAGGCTTCAAGCGGAGTGGCTGACCCCTCTACTGACGGTGAACTGAAGAGTGGAAAAGTGGAGCCAAAATCCCTCAGTCAACGAGGAAGATGGAGGAGATATCGGTCGGTTGACTCTGGGAGCGAAGACGAGACACGTATTGCAAAGACATCACACAAGACCTCGAAATACCAAGGGGAGGTCACCTCTCATGAAAAACCCAGTGCTTTAGCGTCAGACGGACCATCA encodes:
- the LOC139759875 gene encoding uncharacterized protein, encoding MDEARLECSECHLKYDKGKRCPRSLFCGHTFCTHCLEQVIARGTRRCPTCSRPFIALSAAQLPTDFNLLKAATSSTPRTPAFRTSDSTSSHEWRSGTSALPSSTLQTSSSRGGPTSPSSYTQGLRSTASTTTTRGLDLPAIGRNVRTSSHSGSGLPLGSAASTRSLSSDSGSKLRLSDDPKGLSSPDNSWSKDDVDAPRSATYSRFNSEELRESRPQSTLSYELPTISNPFSVSNRGSNVSQSSSETNGTVGLRDEGLSSTSHLLSNGSTEISTETRRSRTSHRFNTSSDESLNTTASTSRESESKHVQTRPISSVQLPLTNRVSRLLSQDQRSTDSSSSEHDSSSKSTRVSDPVVSTASNAAFPKLSKFDSTLRSSASGTSSDTKAEVDEVDRSISSRERDENLVWRRNTTADARKSRMRDSNTPSHVLKMCRSITTKSRNLSSNEDDSRTASAAPSSSETDTKTREKSFARGLSHESPGFGDDISPTPLRSREDPGSSRGLLGNLSPSSSYRSDDGQPDGEYNEATSDSENRDPNLSRPQAVSKFNSPLTRMRENVATQRRTSVPSGSANETTHQERVKDSSSAKWKMTESFDKENVDITPSQHQTGRMFRTFDKTRRLDRSLSASLKDLSGSTRESEGRRRSVSPDTVLTRSRSTELENVRESQSGVSSSTSREAGRLARSSTLSARLSARTGFISKTITEENEENLKGNRSPAEENYHGSGKVSNTFDQETRSAQRSSLSARLMSRTSYLSRTSSAGVDAVTPRRLREDQGDAPAGEQSSPDPGARLTSSSLSRMRRTRSEDHPPTSSWSDDSVHSVARRVEKITQTESHKTRETSSVDPGGTDEAADSSNTAPSLPLSPPPTTSNSIFPDLRQQGDGNERRDEDVSEDQTDEDESSATDGEFWDSTQGDKLGTNKASSGVADPSTDGELKSGKVEPKSLSQRGRWRRYRSVDSGSEDETRIAKTSHKTSKYQGEVTSHEKPSALASDGPSSASSWRSGSTSSRSSYHSPLGGKSLRTANSKTSLGSYGDHIARAKGTEGDSATRPSLSLPTDTTAGDTTPAEGISASSGEGKRLHRPLSSTGESPRFRAWMGRSSRTVQDSSKDLDDGSTSPASKTSWLRSTKSLPLISSDSGRGQRGEDKGGHDLRLTSSWCSATDESPRRGKLSDPGEDRSQSEDGSEDNDTDDSENTLNSWRGFDSHLESQEYRRTTSEHQRTYQGPESNSNLHRGPPAAEGDDTNTQHVKSAKNGASDEQNKDSKSTRDEGVEDPHTGGAANTSRPRLTTNDLRLKSSDDFDVPRTHTAPVGKNLEAKLSRPGTSSSVQDIWRARNAKNRNFLAARARQTHNTANEAQGKADISDSGVQQRQSRYQMRDALSTDTEQGRSQPNSLSLRLSFLRSNLQHKTEEEEKEEEEEEVKQVEDQSSERVSTFANRQQKLTQSRQSQFDGESGGELARARSVDSQEFSLPPSTSTGTGDIDDAKRVKANPSNADQKQQSPSDQTEAQTLAEDDMEMSEDTNQRITSLHSSDLGRDDVDGPHLWKVPGTSKPRLARPAVPETDSNASQTRPMTQFHLEQDSSLTSNGVKASLKGKIRTSPSVTSSGFQPVDKAEPALASCTPEAPPGVGSCSNHGLLLHLYCKRCEEWVCDSCLDILHPPPPDGRCQVISATEAVVHMKMTHSEFLNSRVNALDHFREELSKLLMECDCSIAEHDANINQLRVRLEEEKGLLGGIEAMRSLVLQKMNQIDYWEDVLQRNATRINRSSSSQEIMSAVQVNRSNILANIMGGMALPEATLNQR